Proteins co-encoded in one Dasypus novemcinctus isolate mDasNov1 chromosome 6, mDasNov1.1.hap2, whole genome shotgun sequence genomic window:
- the PPRC1 gene encoding peroxisome proliferator-activated receptor gamma coactivator-related protein 1 isoform X1: MAARRGLRDGIAPPPGGGPGPGPGGGVRGSGWGSRSQTSYGTVGAASSGEQVRLHEEGDDSGFVSLARLGPSLRDKDLEMEELILQDETLLGTMQSYMDASLISLIEDFGSLGESRLSLEDQNEVSLLTALTEILDNADSENLSPFDSIPDSELLVSPREGSSLHKLLTLSRTPPERDLITPVDTLGPTTGNSRVEMSLTDPPWDFSSPSFLDTSSPKLPSWRPPRSRPRWGQSPSPQQRSDGEEEEEVAGFSGQLLGGELDNCLSSILDFPMHLACPEEEDKAGTAELAVPAAGDESISSLSELVRAMHPYCLPSLTHLTSLEHTDDLTLPEDCVVLEIVGQAATAGEDLEIPVVVRQVPTGPQPVLMDNSLDASPALQLLIPTLESETEAAVPKEALCAKKEGLFLDSEEKLESACLLEPQEVMKPVVPKEPQNTPASAVLDSQRSRKGRRKKSKEAPVSCVEGYARRLRSSSRGQSTVATTSQTGNLQKQPQEELPREVGPPRGMGKPRAWARAWAAALEKPSSNNLEGDAEQANPAKERPLDRYPKLVDTIQANSVPAPLSLVDSVRTNSMPIDSVETDPVLADPAPVAPALVDLASASSQLADPLPADPVLTDPVMTDSAAIDPAVVVPISSDLPLVDPDPANSATIDLAPVDLVPDGLTPVEPVLVKPRPTDPRRGAAASAQGSPVPQQLLESESLESLKAIIPEVKEVVGPLKMESSTNATTQEARPRPLSLSEYRRRRQQRQVEAEERNPQPPAGKWPSLPETPTGLADIPCLVIPSAPAKKTALQRSLEAPPEAPPEASPEACFVPMCPSPASPSPEPPSSKPVASTPTEQVPSQEMPLPARPPPPPVQSMSSVGAMPSTMPTGLPFPPGGLGVPPILPLPPSGQGVPSLPPPSLQPPSLPMAMGPVPPEPYTHYAPVPAWPCYPSVSPSGYPCLPPPPTVPLVSGTPGTYAVPPTCNVPWVPPLAPIPPYSSSCSYGPLGWGPGLQHPPFWPVPPPPLPPASVGRAGPPPKMELSGIPVCPPESVLPVPIAPSLSLGPAGQGSPQIEPTKVEVKPVPASPHPKHKVASPVQSPRNKTSSYMPGEGVAVEEPVSERLKPEMQETRPREKPPSPAAKAVPTPRQSNAPKLPAVHPARLRKLSFLPTPRTQAPEDVVQAFISEIGIEASDLSSLLEQFEKSEAKKECPPPASADSLAVGNSGSVDTPQEKRPLDRLQAPELANVAGLTPPATPPHQLWKPLAAVSLLAKARSPKSTAQEGTLKPEGVTEVKHPAAACLQEGVHGPSPVHVGSGDHDYCVRSRTPPKKMPALVIPEVGSRWNVKRHQDITIKPVLSLGPAAPLPSHTAASQEPLDHRTSSQQAEPPAPCLAPSTLLSPEASPCRNDTNTRTPPESSAKQRSMRCYRKACRSTSPPSRGWQGRRSRSSRSVSSGSDGTSEASSSSSSSSSSSRSRSRSLSPPHKRWRRSSCSSSGRSRRCSSSSSSSSASSSSSSSSSRSRSRSPSPRRRSDRRRRYSSYRSHDHYQRQRVLQKERAIEERRVVFIGKIPGRMTRSELKQRFSVFGEIEECTIHFRVQGDNYGFVTYRYAEEAFAAIESGHKLRQADEQPFDLCFGGRRQFCKRSYSDLDSNREDFDPAPVKSKFDSLDFDTLLKQAQKNLRR; this comes from the exons atggcggcgcgcCGGGGACTGAGAGACGGAATCGCGCCGCCCCCGGGTGGGGGCCCTGGGCCAGGACCTGGCGGTGGAGTCCGCGGCAGCGGTTGGGGGAGTCGGAGCCAAACATCCTATGGAACTGTGGGCGCTGCGAGCAGCGGGGAGCAG GTACGGCTACATGAGGAGGGGGACGATTCTGGCTTTGTCAGTCTGGCTCGACTGGGCCCGTCTCTGAGGGACAAGGACCTGGAAATGGAGGAGCTGATCCTGCAGGATGAGACATTGCTGGGGACCATGCAGAGCTACATGGATGCCTCCCTTATCTCTCTCATTGAGGATTTTGGGAGCCTTGGAGAG AGCAGGTTATCTCTGGAAGACCAGAATGAAGTGTCACTGCTCACAGCCCTGACAGAGATTCTAGACAATGCAGACTCCGAGAACCTGTCTCCGTTTGACAGCATTCCTGACTCAGAGCTGCTTGTGTCACCTCGGGAAGGCTCCTCT CTGCACAAGCTGCTCACCCTCTCTCGGACACCCCCTGAACGTGACCTCATTACCCCAGTTGACACGTTGGGGCCCACCACAGGAAATAGCAGA gTTGAGATGTCTCTCACAGATCCCCCATGGGATTTCTCATCACCCTCCTTCTTGGACACTTCCTCCCCCAAGCTTCCTAGCTGGAGACCCCCAAGATCACGACCCCGTTGGGGCCAGTCGCCTTCTCCCCAGCAGCGTAGTGatggagaagaagaggaagaggtggCTGGCTTCAGTGGCCAGTTGCTTGGTGGGGAGCTTGACAACTGTCTAAGCAGTATCCTAGACTTCCCCATGCACCTGGCCTGCCCCGAGGAAGAAGATAAGGCAGGAACGGCAGAGTTGGCAGTGCCAGCAGCTGGTGACGAGAGCATCTCCTCTCTAAGTGAGCTGGTACGTGCCATGCACCCATATTGCCTGCCCAGTCTCACCCACCTGACATCACTCGAGCATACGGATGACTTGACACTGCCCGAGGATTGTGTGGTGCTAGAGATTGTAGGCCAGGCGGCCACAGCTGGCGAAGACCTGGAGATCCCAGTCGTGGTACGGCAGGTCCCTACTGGACCTCAGCCTGTGCTCATGGATAACTCATTAGATGCTAGTCCAGCCTTGCAGCTGCTCATACCTACATTGGAGTCAGAGACAGAGGCTGCTGTGCCCAAGGAAGCCCTCTGTGCTAAGAAAGAGGGGTTGTTCCTGGACTCAGAGGAAAAGCTAGAGTCAGCTTGCTTGTTGGAACCCCAGGAGGTCATGAAGCCAGTGGTGCCAAAGGAACCTCAGAATACACCTGCCAGTGCAGTGCTGGATTCCCAGAGGTCTCGAAAgggcagaaggaagaaaagcaagGAGGCACCAGTATCCTGTGTGGAAGGCTATGCCAGGAGGCTGAGGTCATCCTCTCGTGGTCAGTCCACTGTGGCCACCACCTCTCAGACGGGCAACTTGCAGAAACAGCCTCAGGAGGAACTTCCAAGAGAGGTTGGGCCTCCCCGGGGCATGGGGAAGCCCCGGGCCTGGGCAAGGGCCTGGGCAGCTGCATTGGAAAAGCCCAGCTCCAATAACTTGGAGGGTGATGCTGAACAAGCTAACCCTGCTAAGGAAAGGCCTCTAGACCGCTACCCCAAGCTGGTTGACACCATCCAAGCCAACTCTGTCCCAGCTCCTCTCTCACTGGTCGACTCTGTTCGAACCAACTCCATGCCAATTGATTCTGTTGAAACTGATCCTGTCCTAGCTGATCCTGCACCTGTTGCCCCTGCATTGGTTGACCTTGCTTCAGCCAGTTCACAGCTGGCTGACCCTCTCCCGGCTGACCCAGTGCTGACTGACCCAGTCATGACTGACTCGGCAGCAATTGACCCTGCAGTGGTTGTTCCCATCTCAAGTGACTTGCCACTGGTTGACCCTGACCCAGCCAACTCAGCGACAATTGACCTAGCACCGGTTGACCTTGTACCTGATGGCCTGACTCCAGTTGAACCTGTGCTAGTTAAGCCCAGGCCAACTGATCCCAGACGTGGCGCAGCAGCATCAGCCCAGGGGAGTCCAGTTCCTCAGCAACTCCTTGAGTCAGAGTCCTTGGAATCCCTAAAGGCCATCATCCCTGAAGTCAAGGAGGTTGTGGGTCCTCTGAAGATGGAAAGTAGTACCAATGCCACAACCCAAGAAGCTAGACCTCGACCTCTCAGTTTATCTGAGTACCGACGCCGAAGGCAGCAGCGCCAAGTAGAGGCAGAAGAGAGGAATCCCCAGCCTCCAGCTGGGAAGTGGCCCAGCCTCCCAGAgacccccacagggctggcagaCATCCCTTGTCTTGTCATTCCATCAGCCCCAGCCAAGAAGACAGCTCTGCAGAGAAGCTTGGAAGCTCCCCCTGAGGCTCCTCCTGAGGCTTCCCCTGAGGCTTGTTTTGTGCCTATGTGTCCCAGCCCTGCTTCTCCTAGTCCTGAGCCACCTTCAAGCAAACCTGTGGCCTCAACTCCCACTGAGCAGGTGCCATCCCAAGAGATGCCACTGCCGGCGagacctccaccacctcctgtgCAGTCCATGTCCTCTGTTGGGGCCATGCCTTCCACAATGCCCACTGGTCTGCCTTTTCCCCCAGGTGGACTGGGCGTGCCCCCCATATTGCCTCTTCCCCCAAGTGGGCAAGGGGTCCCCAGCCTGCCCCCACCGTCCTTGCAGCCTCCTAGTCTTCCAATGGCTATGGGGCCAGTCCCACCTGAACCCTATACTCACTATGCCCCTGTGCCAGCCTGGCCTTGTTATCCCTCTGTGTCCCCTTCTGGCTATCcttgcctccctcccccaccaacgGTGCCCCTAGTGTCTGGTACTCCTGGCACCTATGCTGTACCCCCCACTTGCAATGTGCCTTGGGTACCCCCTCTTGCCCCAATCCCACCTTACAGTTCTAGCTGTTCCTATGGGCCCTTGGGATGGGGCCCAGGGCTGCAACATCCTCCATTCTGGCCTGTGCCCCCACCTCCTTTGCCTCCagcctctgttgggagagctggTCCCCCACCCAAGATGGAGCTCAGTGGCATCCCAGTCTGCCCTCCTGAAAGTGTACTTCCTGTGCCAATTGCTCCTTCCCTCAGTCTTGGTCCTGCTGGCCAGGGAAGTCCACAGATAGAGCCCACCAAGGTAGAGGTCAAACCAGTGCCCGCATCTCCCCATCCGAAACACAAGGTGGCTTCCCCAGTTCAGAGCCCCCGAAATAAGACTTCCTCCTATATGCCTGGTGAGGGTGTGGCCGTTGAGGAGCCTGTGTCAGAGAGGCTAAAGCCTGAGATGCAGGAAACCAGGCCTAGGGAGAAGCCCCCCTCTCCTGCTGCTAAGGCTGTACCTACACCGAGGCAGAGCAATGCCCCCAAGCTGCCTGCAGTCCACCCAGCCCGTCTAAGGAAGCTGTCCTTCTTGCCTACCCCACGTACTCAGGCCCCTGAGGATGTGGTACAGGCTTTCATCAGTGAGATTG GAATTGAGGCGTCGGATCTGTCCAGTCTGCTGGAGCAGTTTGAGAAATCAGAAG CCAAAAAGGAGTGCCCTCCCCCGGCTTCTGCTGACAGCTTGGCTGTAGGAAACTCAGG CAGCGTTGACACTCCCCAGGAGAAGAGGCCCCTAGACCGGTTACAAGCCCCAGAACTGGCCAACGTGGCAG ggCTCACCCCTCCAGCTACCCCTCCCCACCAGTTATGGAAGCCCCTGGCTGCTGTCTCACTGCTGGCCAAAGCCAGATCTCCTAAGTCCACCGCCCAGGAGGGAACCCTCAAGCCTGAAGGAGTTACAGAGGTCAAACATCCAGCTGCAGCCTGCCTCCAAGAAGGGGTCCATGGCCCTAGTCCAGTCCATGTGGGCTCTGGGGACCATGACTATTGTGTCCGGAGCAggacccccccaaaaaagatgcCTGCCCTAGTCATTCCAGAGGTGGGCTCCCGATGGAACGTCAAACGCCATCAGGACATCACCATCAAGCCTGTCTTGTCCCTGGGCCCAGCTGCCCCATTGCCCTCACACACAGCTGCCTCCCAGGAGCCACTTGATCACAGGACTAGCAGTCAGCAGGCAGAGCCCCCAGCCCCTTGCCTTGCCCCATCCACCTTGCTGTCCCCTGAGGCCTCACCGTGCCGGAATGACACGAACACTAGGACTCCCCCTGAGTCCTCAGCCAAGCAGCGGTCAATGCGCTGCTATCGAAAAGCCTGCAGATCAACCAGTCCCCCAAGCCGGGGCTGGCAGGGCCGCCGTAGCCGCAGCAGCCGTTCTGTCAGCTCTGGGTCCGACGGGACCAGCGAAGCATCCTCTTCATCCTCATCGTCGTCTTCCTCATCCCGGTCCCGGTCCCGgtccctctcccccccacacaaGAGGTGGCGCAG ATCCAGCTGCAGTTCCTCTGGACGTTCCCGAAGATGCTCTTCCTCGTCATCATCTTCCTCTgcatcttcctcctcctcctcctccagttcCCGCAGCCGTTCCCGCTCCCCATCCCCTCGCCGGAGAAGTGACAGGAGGCGACG GTACAGCTCTTATCGTTCACATGACCATTACCAAAGGCAGAGAGTACTGCAGAAGGAGCGTGCAATA gaagagagaagggTGGTCTTCATTGGGAAGATACCTGGCCGCATGACTCGGTCTGAGCTGAAACAGAGGTTCTCTGTTTTTGGAGAGATTGAAGAGTGCACCATCCACTTCCGTGTCCAAGG tgACAACTATGGCTTCGTCACTTACCGCTATGCTGAGGAAGCATTTGCAGCCATTGAGAGTGGCCACAAGTTGCGGCAGGCAGATGAGCAGCCCTTTGATCTCTGCTTTGGGGGCCGCAGGCAGTTCTGCAAGAGGAGCTATTCTGATCTTG ACTCCAACCGGGAAGACTTTGACCCTGCCCCCGTAAAGAGCAAATTTGATTCTCTTGACTTTGACACATTGTTGAAACAGGCCCAGAAGAACCTCCGGAGGTAA
- the PPRC1 gene encoding peroxisome proliferator-activated receptor gamma coactivator-related protein 1 isoform X5, which translates to MAARRGLRDGIAPPPGGGPGPGPGGGVRGSGWGSRSQTSYGTVGAASSGEQVRLHEEGDDSGFVSLARLGPSLRDKDLEMEELILQDETLLGTMQSYMDASLISLIEDFGSLGESRLSLEDQNEVSLLTALTEILDNADSENLSPFDSIPDSELLVSPREGSSLHKLLTLSRTPPERDLITPVDTLGPTTGNSRVEMSLTDPPWDFSSPSFLDTSSPKLPSWRPPRSRPRWGQSPSPQQRSDGEEEEEVAGFSGQLLGGELDNCLSSILDFPMHLACPEEEDKAGTAELAVPAAGDESISSLSELVRAMHPYCLPSLTHLTSLEHTDDLTLPEDCVVLEIVGQAATAGEDLEIPVVVRQVPTGPQPVLMDNSLDASPALQLLIPTLESETEAAVPKEALCAKKEGLFLDSEEKLESACLLEPQEVMKPVVPKEPQNTPASAVLDSQRSRKGRRKKSKEAPVSCVEGYARRLRSSSRGQSTVATTSQTGNLQKQPQEELPREVGPPRGMGKPRAWARAWAAALEKPSSNNLEGDAEQANPAKERPLDRYPKLVDTIQANSVPAPLSLVDSVRTNSMPIDSVETDPVLADPAPVAPALVDLASASSQLADPLPADPVLTDPVMTDSAAIDPAVVVPISSDLPLVDPDPANSATIDLAPVDLVPDGLTPVEPVLVKPRPTDPRRGAAASAQGSPVPQQLLESESLESLKAIIPEVKEVVGPLKMESSTNATTQEARPRPLSLSEYRRRRQQRQVEAEERNPQPPAGKWPSLPETPTGLADIPCLVIPSAPAKKTALQRSLEAPPEAPPEASPEACFVPMCPSPASPSPEPPSSKPVASTPTEQVPSQEMPLPARPPPPPVQSMSSVGAMPSTMPTGLPFPPGGLGVPPILPLPPSGQGVPSLPPPSLQPPSLPMAMGPVPPEPYTHYAPVPAWPCYPSVSPSGYPCLPPPPTVPLVSGTPGTYAVPPTCNVPWVPPLAPIPPYSSSCSYGPLGWGPGLQHPPFWPVPPPPLPPASVGRAGPPPKMELSGIPVCPPESVLPVPIAPSLSLGPAGQGSPQIEPTKVEVKPVPASPHPKHKVASPVQSPRNKTSSYMPGEGVAVEEPVSERLKPEMQETRPREKPPSPAAKAVPTPRQSNAPKLPAVHPARLRKLSFLPTPRTQAPEDVVQAFISEIGIEASDLSSLLEQFEKSEAKKECPPPASADSLAVGNSGSSCSSSGRSRRCSSSSSSSSASSSSSSSSSRSRSRSPSPRRRSDRRRRYSSYRSHDHYQRQRVLQKERAIEERRVVFIGKIPGRMTRSELKQRFSVFGEIEECTIHFRVQGDNYGFVTYRYAEEAFAAIESGHKLRQADEQPFDLCFGGRRQFCKRSYSDLDSNREDFDPAPVKSKFDSLDFDTLLKQAQKNLRR; encoded by the exons atggcggcgcgcCGGGGACTGAGAGACGGAATCGCGCCGCCCCCGGGTGGGGGCCCTGGGCCAGGACCTGGCGGTGGAGTCCGCGGCAGCGGTTGGGGGAGTCGGAGCCAAACATCCTATGGAACTGTGGGCGCTGCGAGCAGCGGGGAGCAG GTACGGCTACATGAGGAGGGGGACGATTCTGGCTTTGTCAGTCTGGCTCGACTGGGCCCGTCTCTGAGGGACAAGGACCTGGAAATGGAGGAGCTGATCCTGCAGGATGAGACATTGCTGGGGACCATGCAGAGCTACATGGATGCCTCCCTTATCTCTCTCATTGAGGATTTTGGGAGCCTTGGAGAG AGCAGGTTATCTCTGGAAGACCAGAATGAAGTGTCACTGCTCACAGCCCTGACAGAGATTCTAGACAATGCAGACTCCGAGAACCTGTCTCCGTTTGACAGCATTCCTGACTCAGAGCTGCTTGTGTCACCTCGGGAAGGCTCCTCT CTGCACAAGCTGCTCACCCTCTCTCGGACACCCCCTGAACGTGACCTCATTACCCCAGTTGACACGTTGGGGCCCACCACAGGAAATAGCAGA gTTGAGATGTCTCTCACAGATCCCCCATGGGATTTCTCATCACCCTCCTTCTTGGACACTTCCTCCCCCAAGCTTCCTAGCTGGAGACCCCCAAGATCACGACCCCGTTGGGGCCAGTCGCCTTCTCCCCAGCAGCGTAGTGatggagaagaagaggaagaggtggCTGGCTTCAGTGGCCAGTTGCTTGGTGGGGAGCTTGACAACTGTCTAAGCAGTATCCTAGACTTCCCCATGCACCTGGCCTGCCCCGAGGAAGAAGATAAGGCAGGAACGGCAGAGTTGGCAGTGCCAGCAGCTGGTGACGAGAGCATCTCCTCTCTAAGTGAGCTGGTACGTGCCATGCACCCATATTGCCTGCCCAGTCTCACCCACCTGACATCACTCGAGCATACGGATGACTTGACACTGCCCGAGGATTGTGTGGTGCTAGAGATTGTAGGCCAGGCGGCCACAGCTGGCGAAGACCTGGAGATCCCAGTCGTGGTACGGCAGGTCCCTACTGGACCTCAGCCTGTGCTCATGGATAACTCATTAGATGCTAGTCCAGCCTTGCAGCTGCTCATACCTACATTGGAGTCAGAGACAGAGGCTGCTGTGCCCAAGGAAGCCCTCTGTGCTAAGAAAGAGGGGTTGTTCCTGGACTCAGAGGAAAAGCTAGAGTCAGCTTGCTTGTTGGAACCCCAGGAGGTCATGAAGCCAGTGGTGCCAAAGGAACCTCAGAATACACCTGCCAGTGCAGTGCTGGATTCCCAGAGGTCTCGAAAgggcagaaggaagaaaagcaagGAGGCACCAGTATCCTGTGTGGAAGGCTATGCCAGGAGGCTGAGGTCATCCTCTCGTGGTCAGTCCACTGTGGCCACCACCTCTCAGACGGGCAACTTGCAGAAACAGCCTCAGGAGGAACTTCCAAGAGAGGTTGGGCCTCCCCGGGGCATGGGGAAGCCCCGGGCCTGGGCAAGGGCCTGGGCAGCTGCATTGGAAAAGCCCAGCTCCAATAACTTGGAGGGTGATGCTGAACAAGCTAACCCTGCTAAGGAAAGGCCTCTAGACCGCTACCCCAAGCTGGTTGACACCATCCAAGCCAACTCTGTCCCAGCTCCTCTCTCACTGGTCGACTCTGTTCGAACCAACTCCATGCCAATTGATTCTGTTGAAACTGATCCTGTCCTAGCTGATCCTGCACCTGTTGCCCCTGCATTGGTTGACCTTGCTTCAGCCAGTTCACAGCTGGCTGACCCTCTCCCGGCTGACCCAGTGCTGACTGACCCAGTCATGACTGACTCGGCAGCAATTGACCCTGCAGTGGTTGTTCCCATCTCAAGTGACTTGCCACTGGTTGACCCTGACCCAGCCAACTCAGCGACAATTGACCTAGCACCGGTTGACCTTGTACCTGATGGCCTGACTCCAGTTGAACCTGTGCTAGTTAAGCCCAGGCCAACTGATCCCAGACGTGGCGCAGCAGCATCAGCCCAGGGGAGTCCAGTTCCTCAGCAACTCCTTGAGTCAGAGTCCTTGGAATCCCTAAAGGCCATCATCCCTGAAGTCAAGGAGGTTGTGGGTCCTCTGAAGATGGAAAGTAGTACCAATGCCACAACCCAAGAAGCTAGACCTCGACCTCTCAGTTTATCTGAGTACCGACGCCGAAGGCAGCAGCGCCAAGTAGAGGCAGAAGAGAGGAATCCCCAGCCTCCAGCTGGGAAGTGGCCCAGCCTCCCAGAgacccccacagggctggcagaCATCCCTTGTCTTGTCATTCCATCAGCCCCAGCCAAGAAGACAGCTCTGCAGAGAAGCTTGGAAGCTCCCCCTGAGGCTCCTCCTGAGGCTTCCCCTGAGGCTTGTTTTGTGCCTATGTGTCCCAGCCCTGCTTCTCCTAGTCCTGAGCCACCTTCAAGCAAACCTGTGGCCTCAACTCCCACTGAGCAGGTGCCATCCCAAGAGATGCCACTGCCGGCGagacctccaccacctcctgtgCAGTCCATGTCCTCTGTTGGGGCCATGCCTTCCACAATGCCCACTGGTCTGCCTTTTCCCCCAGGTGGACTGGGCGTGCCCCCCATATTGCCTCTTCCCCCAAGTGGGCAAGGGGTCCCCAGCCTGCCCCCACCGTCCTTGCAGCCTCCTAGTCTTCCAATGGCTATGGGGCCAGTCCCACCTGAACCCTATACTCACTATGCCCCTGTGCCAGCCTGGCCTTGTTATCCCTCTGTGTCCCCTTCTGGCTATCcttgcctccctcccccaccaacgGTGCCCCTAGTGTCTGGTACTCCTGGCACCTATGCTGTACCCCCCACTTGCAATGTGCCTTGGGTACCCCCTCTTGCCCCAATCCCACCTTACAGTTCTAGCTGTTCCTATGGGCCCTTGGGATGGGGCCCAGGGCTGCAACATCCTCCATTCTGGCCTGTGCCCCCACCTCCTTTGCCTCCagcctctgttgggagagctggTCCCCCACCCAAGATGGAGCTCAGTGGCATCCCAGTCTGCCCTCCTGAAAGTGTACTTCCTGTGCCAATTGCTCCTTCCCTCAGTCTTGGTCCTGCTGGCCAGGGAAGTCCACAGATAGAGCCCACCAAGGTAGAGGTCAAACCAGTGCCCGCATCTCCCCATCCGAAACACAAGGTGGCTTCCCCAGTTCAGAGCCCCCGAAATAAGACTTCCTCCTATATGCCTGGTGAGGGTGTGGCCGTTGAGGAGCCTGTGTCAGAGAGGCTAAAGCCTGAGATGCAGGAAACCAGGCCTAGGGAGAAGCCCCCCTCTCCTGCTGCTAAGGCTGTACCTACACCGAGGCAGAGCAATGCCCCCAAGCTGCCTGCAGTCCACCCAGCCCGTCTAAGGAAGCTGTCCTTCTTGCCTACCCCACGTACTCAGGCCCCTGAGGATGTGGTACAGGCTTTCATCAGTGAGATTG GAATTGAGGCGTCGGATCTGTCCAGTCTGCTGGAGCAGTTTGAGAAATCAGAAG CCAAAAAGGAGTGCCCTCCCCCGGCTTCTGCTGACAGCTTGGCTGTAGGAAACTCAGG ATCCAGCTGCAGTTCCTCTGGACGTTCCCGAAGATGCTCTTCCTCGTCATCATCTTCCTCTgcatcttcctcctcctcctcctccagttcCCGCAGCCGTTCCCGCTCCCCATCCCCTCGCCGGAGAAGTGACAGGAGGCGACG GTACAGCTCTTATCGTTCACATGACCATTACCAAAGGCAGAGAGTACTGCAGAAGGAGCGTGCAATA gaagagagaagggTGGTCTTCATTGGGAAGATACCTGGCCGCATGACTCGGTCTGAGCTGAAACAGAGGTTCTCTGTTTTTGGAGAGATTGAAGAGTGCACCATCCACTTCCGTGTCCAAGG tgACAACTATGGCTTCGTCACTTACCGCTATGCTGAGGAAGCATTTGCAGCCATTGAGAGTGGCCACAAGTTGCGGCAGGCAGATGAGCAGCCCTTTGATCTCTGCTTTGGGGGCCGCAGGCAGTTCTGCAAGAGGAGCTATTCTGATCTTG ACTCCAACCGGGAAGACTTTGACCCTGCCCCCGTAAAGAGCAAATTTGATTCTCTTGACTTTGACACATTGTTGAAACAGGCCCAGAAGAACCTCCGGAGGTAA